The Candidatus Saccharibacteria bacterium genome has a segment encoding these proteins:
- a CDS encoding phosphoglycerate kinase, producing MNADTMQNCQDVQNSTVLVRVDFNVPISSEGKVLDDFRIKAAIPTIQQLLEHNNSLALIAHLGRPTPGQLADNESLRSVKDVLEDLLSEKVEFRTDISDNSPSAQRIILYENLRNWSGEADNDVEFAKQLAKLGEVFVQDAFGVAHRKVASTDAIAKLLPSYRGLLLEKEVTTLTQVIDDPATPFAAIIGGAKIADKIDMIERFIAKADLLVVGGAMANTFLQDSSFGGLEIGASVFEEGEESTLAAIKKRLSKQKTQLVLPDQDVAVGIGVNDTHRREVAVNHVAHNDLILDFGHRSIEKTKQRLATAKTVIWNGPLGYIENPAYAKGSIEVAQFLANLDAEVIVGGGDTAEFVNNAGLAHKFSHVSTGGGASLELLSGKKLPAVEALRQ from the coding sequence TTGAACGCAGACACAATGCAAAACTGTCAGGACGTACAAAATTCAACAGTTTTAGTGCGAGTTGACTTTAATGTTCCGATTTCGTCAGAAGGTAAGGTATTAGATGACTTTCGAATCAAAGCTGCTATACCCACCATACAACAGCTATTAGAACACAATAACAGCTTAGCACTTATTGCTCACTTAGGCCGACCAACTCCAGGCCAGCTTGCAGATAACGAATCACTTCGGTCAGTTAAAGATGTACTAGAAGATCTTTTGTCGGAAAAAGTCGAGTTTCGGACAGACATTTCTGACAATTCGCCAAGTGCGCAGCGAATTATTCTATACGAAAACCTTCGTAATTGGTCGGGTGAAGCCGACAATGACGTTGAGTTTGCAAAACAACTGGCAAAACTCGGCGAGGTATTTGTACAGGATGCTTTTGGGGTGGCCCATAGGAAGGTTGCGTCCACTGATGCTATAGCCAAACTTTTGCCGAGTTACAGGGGCCTATTACTAGAAAAAGAAGTTACAACACTCACACAAGTCATTGATGATCCTGCTACGCCATTTGCTGCAATTATTGGCGGAGCTAAGATCGCGGACAAAATAGATATGATCGAACGATTTATCGCAAAAGCGGATCTGTTGGTTGTCGGCGGGGCAATGGCAAATACTTTCTTGCAAGACAGTAGTTTTGGTGGGCTAGAAATAGGCGCGAGTGTGTTCGAAGAAGGCGAGGAATCTACGCTCGCAGCCATTAAAAAACGGCTCAGTAAACAAAAAACACAATTAGTACTACCAGATCAGGACGTAGCTGTAGGAATAGGTGTTAATGATACTCATCGTCGAGAAGTTGCCGTGAATCATGTTGCTCATAACGATTTAATTTTAGATTTCGGACATCGCAGCATTGAAAAAACCAAACAACGGCTGGCAACAGCAAAAACAGTTATTTGGAACGGGCCATTGGGATATATAGAAAATCCAGCTTACGCTAAAGGATCAATTGAAGTTGCTCAATTTCTAGCGAATCTTGATGCCGAAGTAATTGTAGGTGGCGGTGATACTGCTGAATTTGTAAATAACGCTGGACTTGCTCATAAATTTAGCCATGTTTCAACTGGCGGCGGCGCAAGCTTAGAACTATTGAGCGGCAAAAAATTGCCAGCAGTGGAAGCGCTTCGTCAATAA
- a CDS encoding triose-phosphate isomerase: MAGKPKKLIIANWKMHNTVQQASHFLIRLEKYVEHFPREAEVVIAPSFISLQPLKLQLHSSSIKLAAQNISQFDEGAHTGETSGLMVKGIVDYVIIGHSERRHIYGEKDDLIAKKLAAVVRHDLVPVLCVGESIVDRQEGFTNRVLHSQINVALTMLTPQDLANGFVVAYEPVWAIGSGLVPRPDDIKSAIRVIRDNIREVFGGHVATNTRVLYGGSVNPSNIADILKISGVDGALIGGASLNYQQFGDMILSTKEV; the protein is encoded by the coding sequence ATGGCGGGCAAACCTAAAAAATTGATTATAGCTAACTGGAAAATGCACAATACAGTGCAGCAAGCCAGCCACTTTTTGATTCGATTAGAAAAGTACGTAGAGCACTTTCCGCGCGAAGCCGAGGTAGTAATTGCACCAAGTTTCATTAGTCTGCAACCACTAAAATTACAGCTTCACTCTAGCTCCATCAAGCTTGCTGCACAAAACATCAGCCAATTTGACGAAGGAGCCCATACCGGCGAAACATCTGGCTTAATGGTAAAGGGCATTGTTGACTACGTAATTATTGGTCACTCTGAACGACGACATATTTATGGCGAAAAAGACGACCTAATAGCTAAAAAGCTTGCTGCGGTTGTTCGTCATGACTTAGTGCCAGTTTTGTGCGTTGGTGAATCTATCGTAGACAGGCAAGAGGGCTTTACCAACAGAGTTCTCCATAGCCAAATTAACGTGGCGCTCACCATGCTAACACCGCAAGATCTTGCCAATGGTTTTGTCGTTGCTTATGAGCCAGTGTGGGCGATAGGCTCCGGTCTTGTGCCTCGACCTGACGATATTAAGTCGGCAATTAGGGTGATCAGAGACAACATTCGAGAAGTATTTGGTGGACACGTTGCTACCAACACAAGAGTTTTATATGGCGGAAGTGTTAATCCCTCTAATATCGCAGACATTCTTAAAATTTCTGGTGTCGATGGAGCGCTCATCGGTGGCGCTAGTCTAAATTATCAACAATTTGGTGACATGATTCTAAGTACCAAGGAGGTCTAG